TTAATATTAATGCTGATCGCTTTCACCGCGGGATGTGCAAGCACCACAGTAGAGAGGGTCAAACCAGAGGAGGCTATTGATTTGAGCGGCAGGTGGAATGACACAGATTCCCGCCTGGTTGCAGAGGCGATGATGAAAGATTTACTGTCAAGACCCTGGCTTGATATCTATGTCGAAAAGAATAAGAGACAACCTGCTGTCATCGTTGGCACAGTAGTCAACAGGAGCCATGAACATATAAATGTTCAGACATTTACAAAGGACATTGAAAAAGAACTGACGAACTCCGGCCTGGTGCAGTTTGTAGCCTCCAGTGGTGAAAGAGAGGAGATCAGGGAGGAGCGGGCCGAACAGATGATACACGCTACGGAAGAAACTGCCAAAGGGGTCGGCAAAGAGACAGGGGCTGATTATATGCTGAAGGGGGTCTTAAATACCATTCAGGATGAAGAAAAAGGTACAAGGGTCATTTATTATCAGATTAACCTTGAGATGATAGATATTGAGAGCAATGTTAAGGTTTGGCTGGGAGACAAGAAGATAAAAAAGGTTGTTGAGAAACGGCGCTTCGGTTTCTAACCTGAATACGGCGGGGATCTGAATGAAGAGAGGTTTTTTACTATTGTTGCTGCTCCTTTCTTCCTGCGCCCCTGCTATTCATCATTATACCCTTATAAACAACTATCTCTATCAGGGCCAGTATACAGAGGCAGACCGTATCCTTGAAAAATCAAAGGACGATTATGGCATCAGAAATAGGGTGCTCTACTACCTCGACCGCTCGATGATCTTACACCTTGCAGGCAGATTCGCTGAGAGCAATGCCTATCTGGACAGGGCAGAGTCACGGATTGAAGAGTTATACACCAGGAGTGTGACTGCTGAGGCCGGCGCTATGCTTACCAATGACAATATACTCCCTTATGAGGGGGAGGACTTTGAAAAAGTGATGGTCAATGTTATTGGGGCGCTTAACTATGTTTACCTGAATCAATGGGATGATGCCCTTGTAGAGGCGCGGAAGATTGATCACAAACTTAATACCTTCAGCGATAAATATGAAAAGAAGAATGTATACAAGGAGGACGCCTTCGCCCGTTATCTTACAGGCCTGCTATACGAGGTGAAGGGTGATTACAATGATGCCTTTATTGCCTACAGAAAGGCATTTGAAACATATAAGGTTTACGAACAGGACTATGGGACACAGGTCCCGCCCGTGTTACCAGCAGACCTCCTGCGTTTGAGCGGATTATTAAATCTTGAAGAAGAACACGGCTTTTATCAGGATATGTTTTCTGATGCCTCCTGGGTTGCTCAGGATCAGAGGACGTGGGAAGGTGAGATAATATTTTTCAGCCTCGATGGATATGCACCGGTTAAAACGGATTACTTTATAGACGCGCCAGTCCCTGACAGTAAGGGAGGAATTTACCAACTGCGCATTGCCCTGCCAAAGTTTGTGATACAGCCGGATGATATTGAACATGCAGGGATAACTTTGTTTGATTCCGGCGGGATGGCAGCCTCACAGGAGATGTTCCTTGCAGAGGACATTGCAGCAATTGCCGTTAAAGACCTTGATGACAGGATAGGCCG
The nucleotide sequence above comes from Nitrospirota bacterium. Encoded proteins:
- a CDS encoding penicillin-binding protein activator LpoB → MLIAFTAGCASTTVERVKPEEAIDLSGRWNDTDSRLVAEAMMKDLLSRPWLDIYVEKNKRQPAVIVGTVVNRSHEHINVQTFTKDIEKELTNSGLVQFVASSGEREEIREERAEQMIHATEETAKGVGKETGADYMLKGVLNTIQDEEKGTRVIYYQINLEMIDIESNVKVWLGDKKIKKVVEKRRFGF